Below is a window of Manis javanica isolate MJ-LG chromosome 2, MJ_LKY, whole genome shotgun sequence DNA.
TTCGCTAGGGGGCGTCCTTGCACCCTCCGCGCGAGGCTCTCTTCCTCCCCAGGCTGCTTGAAAGGAAAATGAGATTCTGTTGGCGACAAAGTCAATTTTAGAAATAACCCAGTTGCAGAAGTGGCATGGGGAGCAGAGGGTTCTTTCTTGCCTTGTCTAGTTCCCTGTACTGGATGCTGTAACTGCAGAACGGTGGGTCATGGAAAGCTCAAGAACCCTTTCTCCCCAGCTCGTGGAAGCAAAGACCTCTTGCTTTTCACCAGCCCAGAAACTAGCCCTGTATCGCCACCGCACACAGCCCATTTGCTTTGTATTCTGTGATTAGGCAGGGTAggggtgaccttgggtaagtcaaaGAGCGTCTCCGAGTCTCAgctttcctttttgaaaaatggaaataataaatacacCATGACCCATTTGCCTCAGAGGGTGTTTGGAGAGTAGGATAAAAATACAGGCAGAAGTTACTATTTAGGGCAGGCGATGCAGAAGAAGGTGCTCTTATGAAAGTTGAGGCCTAACCCTCTAACACACTCTCATCTAAATCTAACTAAAATGTGATTTCTTGTCACATAGCTATGTTTTGAGTCTCTGGTTCAGTTACCTTTCACAAGGTAAGTTAATTCTTCTTAAACATATAGCTACCCCTAGCATGTATTAAacaaaaaacttttagaaaaaggtGTCAATAGTATTTATTAACATCGCTTAGAAATAAACCATATCTGGCAATAAATTAGTTTGACGTTTGCTGGCCAGAGTTCTTCCAACAACTCACAGTTCTGCCAAAGGTGCTGGGGGAGATCATAGGCAATTgcatatttttagaaaatcaggataaattatataaattatagacTTAAACAATCTATTTCATTAACTCGACAGcataataaatagataaataacaaTTGATTGCCATTAGAAAGATGTGATTCTTAAATTACATTTACATTATAGATATTTACATGTACAATATGCACAGAGACATAATCAGACCCCCAAGTGGGTCTGGGACTTCTCAGGACACAAACTCAAAGGGCGGTTCGTTTTCTATGTTGTTGAAGGAAGATTTGTTGTTGACTTTTCTGGGGTCCTCTGGGGTCCACACTTTGGCTGTCCGGataatattttgttctttgagTTGTTTTTCATCAGTCCATGAAAGAGAGTGCCCTGCAAGGGGTGGGAGGCCATAATCCGGGTCGCTGGGGGACGGGGACCCTGcggaagtgagaaaagaaaacagactgtGAACGTCCACCTCTATCCCCAGCGGCGCTCTCGGGTCCTTTAGGGGCGCTTCGACAGAACAGGAGTCAAGTTACATTAGAAGGCCCTCTTCCTCCATCCTTCAAGCCCCcagcgcccccaccccaccccaggaatCCCAGGAGCTGCAAGTGTGTCAGGTACACGCGCCCTCCAGCCGCTGTCAAAGTggtggaaaaaaactgaaaaacgcTAGCTCGCGCTCCAAGTCGCCGGTGCCTAGGGACCATCCGTCCGTCGGTCAGCCGGCAAGCTGGTCAGTTTCACCGAACCCCTACGAGCCCTTCCCGTGCTCGTCCCCATCTCCCTGGACTGGAAGGTGGACGCACTTACGGGTGCCCCGATGGCAAATGATGACCTTCTGGGCCTGGCTGCCGGGGCTGTCCCCGCCCAGGCGCCCGCTGCCGCCCGGGCCCCGGCCGCCGCCCGCGCCGCCGCCTTGCAGCGGCATGTCGGCCTGCACGAGCTCGCTGAGGAAGTTGATGTAGCCGATGGCGAGGCGCAGAGTGTCCACCTTGGAGAGGCGCTTCTCGTAGGGCAGCGTGGGGATGTGCGAGCGCAGCCCCTCGAAGGCGTCGTTGATGGACTGCATGCGCCGCCGCTCGCGCACATTGGCCGCCTGCCGCAGCTGCTGCAGCTCCGCCTCGGagcgcagccgccgccgccgccgcgcagCCGCCGCCGCCCCTGTCAGGCCGCGCAGCCGAACCCCCGGGGACAGTACGGTTGCCCCCGCGCAAGGGTAGGCCAGGCACGAGGGCGGAGATCCTGGAGAGTAGGGGAAGCCGCCGGGGGGCGCCCCCACCTCGCAGCAGTAGCCGCCGCCGCCATCCTCCGGTTCCCCGGGCCCCCCTGTGAGCGGCGCGGCGATCGCGTGCGGGGCCGCCGACGATGCGGGCTGCAGCAGCAGGCACGCCCCGTCGCGGCAGCAGTACTCGTGCAGCTGGTGGCTGAGGAACTCCACCTCGTCCTGCTCGCCCGCCAGCAGCTCATCGCCGTCCTCCAGAGGGTCCCGAGAGGACTGGTCGGTGAAGAAGTCTTCCTCGTCAAAGTAAGAAGACGGGAAGGCGTCCAGCCCCCCGGGGAAGTGCTCTAGCAGCACCGCGTCCATGCTCTGCGCCGCCGCGAGCCTGGGGTAGTTCTCCGTAGATTGGATGTTGCTGTTCTTGCTTGTCTGGCAGCCCCCTCCCTCCCGGGTAGGAGCGCTAGGCAGTGAGGACTGCCCGCCCTACTCCCGCCCCCGGCCTCCCCTAGTGCCCGCGGCCGCTGCGCTCTGGCCGGCGCCGGGGCTGCGCTGGGGAGGGCTGTAGCCGACTTGCTGAAGCTGAGGGCCGGCACGCGAGGATTCTTATAACTACATCCACAGGCGCGTGCCAGGGACCCGCGGCGCCAGCCAATCACCGCGTGCAGGGCGCCggcggggagggggcagggaggcactCCGCGGTGTGGGAGACCCTGCGGCGAGGGGGAGGCGGGGCCGCGAGGCCCGGggctcctccctcctcttctcgCCCTCATCTCGGTGAGTACCTGCCGGGCACGGGGCTCCTGGGGCTCCTGCGTTCTGGGGCACCTGCCGCCGGCCAGCGCGTTCTGCGCAGCGCCGGGCCCTTTCGGGGCTGGGGCAGCGGCGCGCGGCGTCTTGGAGCAgctgcaaaggtcctggggtgcAAGCTGGCCATCCAGACGGCAGGAGAGTATATTGCGCGCCAGCTCGTTGCCCCTAGTCCCCCTAGCCCGTCGGCGCAGACTGCCTGCGGTCTGGGCAGGCTGGGTTCGTACCTTTTCGCCACCCTCAAAGCCCGGAGCGCGCGGGCCTCCCGGACCTTCGGGGCTTCTATCTCATTATCTGAACTTTCAAGGACTTCTGTAAAGTTTGCACAATGTGGGCCGATGGGGTTGGAAGGCGACGCGGTTGGTCCAGCCCACAAGGCGTTCCAGACGCTGCGCGGGATCTCGGGGCGCTATCCTGCAGGTCGCTGCTGAGGAGCCTGACTCTGCGGCCTAGTGGCCGCCCCCGCTCCGCGGCCCGCCAAGCATCCCCTTTCTACCCCGCCCGGAGAAAGAAATAGGAACAAGGAAGGGCTGCCTTGGAGTTCAGCTCAGTGGGGCACGTTTCTTCTAAGAGCAAATCGAGACCCTAGGGGTTCGGAGCAATAAAACCTGATACAAAAGGAGTCAATTGAATCGTCTGTCTGGGAGCGGTCCGGAGGGAGAGCATGAACGTTAAAGGGCAGAGTGTGAACCGTTTTCAAAGCCTGAGTCTCTCACCTTTCTCACTAACCACTGGGACCAacctgaatgatttttttctttctcgacctctaaaaaaaacaacaaatacaaaacGTATGCGCTCGGCCCCATGACACACTTTATCACAGACTGCGATCCAACACAATTTCTCAGTTTAAGAGCAACAAAGAAACACTTTCAAGGTCAGAGCAAGCTTGTTAAAGCCAAGCTCCGGCTTCCACCCCGGGAGAATTAAGAAGTGCAGCCGATGGCGCGTGTTCTTTTAACACAGGACTGAGAGCCCTTGTCTTCCTGGTTCAGCTGCTTCCTTTTTGACTCATCTCAGCAGAGGCTTCGCGGCGGTGTGTGGGAGCGGTGttcagattcctcaaaaaatCCAAGTCCATGCCTCCTATGCACAGCGATTTAAACACGCTTCTTGGTTTGAGACATTACACTATATTGGACTGAATTCTGAGACCAACAAGTTAAGGGCAGAAGACGTATAAGATTAGAAGGCCAGACAGACATTACCCTAGCTTGTACTGTCAAGACCCCCAATTGTAACCCTAAGACCCACTGTTAGACAGAAGTCCTTCCATGGATTAGCTTCTTAGCCTGTTCCTAGTGAACTAATTATCCTTAAACCTATGCAAATGTGCACAGATTCCCTGTGTCAGAGCAATTTTCTGTATTTAGTTCTATCTTCCTCACTTCAAAGAGAGGGAACCTGGGGGTTGGAAAATGGCTGGCAGTGTCAAGACCATGGATCTGGCCAGCTGGTGCTGTGAATTCAATTCTCTTCACATTTAAGGGGCCCTCCATCCCTTCCCTCACTTGCTTAGACTACAACCAAGTGCAAACATGCCCTTAGATCAATCTGAGGGCTTGGAAGCATAACAAATTACTAGACTTCAGAACTTCATCTGAAATATTGATAACCACTCAGTGAAGTAAAAGGCAAGATTCCAGCCAACAAAGTATCTCTTCAGGATGCTGAGAGGCCCTCTCTGAATGACTGAGGTGGCTCCTGAGAAAGTGCGCTTGCGTCGTGGATATgtggcagggggtggaggggtggggagacaggATGGGAGTGTGGATATCGGTATCTTTTCACCCAATGTGGTTCTAAGAGTCAGCTTCCATAGAAAATCATCTTGCATTGGCTTGACAAGTTGATAGACGAGTACAGAATTGTCCCTTGGCACCCAGGTGAGCTAATGGGAAGTCCACTGCTGGAGGGAAACCTTCCTGTCCTATTTCTGAGCAGAGCTGGCATGGCTGTTCTGGACAGCACgtggcaggaagaaaagagaagatattCTATTGTTCAGACACAACTCTTCACCCTCTCCATCCCTCCCatcaccatttttctctcttaaaaaattGCTGGCTGTCTGCAGATTGGTCCCATTACAAGGAAAGCGAGGGCGAGGCCTGCAGACTCAGATCCTGGGATGCTGGTgtggaagtgtgtgtgcatgccttGTCCTTAAGTAAAACATGACTGTTCTTTTCtctaataaaaagaagaaagacgtCACTGCTAATAAAGGAAATTTTCTCTGGGTCACTGGAGATCACAGCAGTGTGTatggctgccctctgcctctgcAAGCAACAGGTTAGACAGGGAGATGGCTGGGACAGAGCTCTGTCTTGACAGGCTGGAGTCCCAGATCTCATGCCAGCACCTCCCTGAACACTGCCTGGGTTCTCTGGGCAGTGGGGCAACACAGACTGGGACAGGGTCAAAGGCTCCAGGGATCTCatggagagagggacagaggTAGCCCCAGAGCTGGAAGCTCTCCtccctgtgccaggctctggcctCTCCTTCTCTCCACCCTGTGTGCACAGGAGAGATGTCCCCTCGCCTTATAAAGAATCTCTGCCTCACTATGAAACGCATTCCATCCCCTAATGTAGGCAGTGGGAGGGGCATTTGGTTATTTTAAGTGCCAAATCCTTGTGAGGCTTccagatttttttcatctttcaaaagGGGCTCAGTGCCACCTGTTGTACTGGGCCCAGCAGACTCGACCATACTTCCTTTGGGGCTGCTCAGAAGCCACATGTCATCTCTAGCGTTCTGGCAAGAGCCGCTGGACACTGAAGAAGCCTTGCTgcgtctctctctttttctctctctcagcccTCTCTGTCCTAGTAGACTCAAGGACTTGAATACTTGTGAGATTGTTTCCCATCAAACAATGTCAGGATCTTTCCCTGGCTATTCAACAATACCTGGAGACTTGGAGCCCAAGGCCCCCTCCCCCAGGATGCGTTTCAGGCAGAGAGCAGTGATGAAGAGAGGCAGAGCCTAAGAGCCACAGAAACTGGGGGCAGCTGTCTTGCCCCCACACTCCTTGCTTGGTGCTTGCAAGCAGGTACTTGTGGATGTGACTCATGGTCTGTCTCCCAGCTTGGAAAGGGGTCCATGTTAATTCCTCATGACCCAAACTGTCCCCTTCCCCCCTCATAATCACAGAGCTGGTGGCTGGTTTGTCTGATGCCTGTCTCCCCTTTCTTTGCCACCCCTCTTCCCTGTTCTGTTGAAACCTTTCTTCTTCCCGCTTGAGAGCCCTCATCAACCTACACTTTGTTCCTCTACTCTTAGGAAAGGATTTGAAAAATTGAATCACCAGAATAATGTGGAAAggctctgaggcccagagaggttcagtgacGTCCATgacttaaggtcacacagcaggttaCCTTCAGTCCCATTCTACCTCAGCCCCGTGCTGGTTCCACTGGCTGCTGAGAGCAGGTTGCAGCCTTGCTTCCGCCTACTCGTAAAAGGTGTATTTATATTGATGTGCAATGTAGTCAGTCCTGGACCTGCTCTAAACCTGTCCGGATTATCTGGTGCTAATTTCCTGACTTCCCCAGAATCCTGGAGGCCCTGCAGATAACACAGCACCTCCTGATGTGCTGGGGAAGGAATCACTGGGGATAATTCCTGGCCTAAGATAAAGAATGCAAAATCAAATATGGCATCATGGAACTTCCTCAGGCTCATAAAGTCACACTATATAGATTATGGATGATTTTTCCACTCAGAAGCCACTCTGATCATGTGACATTTTATTCCATCCTGGAAACATTGAGCCTACATGAGGCTGATCTCTGGCACAGGCTAAAAGCCGCTCTTGAACCAGCCCCTGCTGACCTCGCCATCCTCCTCAGATACCCTTTACTTGTTCCATAATGAACTGTTCGTTTGTTCAGAGGCATTGATGATCTCCCGCTTCCTTGTTTCACCTCTGATTCTCCTTCCTACTAGTCTGACCTCTTTGATTTGGTTTTAAGATCATATATATTTTCTAGCCTAAGATAGGTAGAAGGAATAATACTAATGCTAGAAAAGATGGAAATGAGCAGTTTGGAGGACTTCCAGACAAGTTTATCATTCACCCTCATCATTCGGCAAGTATCCTCCGTATTTCAACCCGTGTCTGAATGAGGCTCGGCCCTAAATCCACAGTTGCATGGCTGGTAAGAGAAGGGGTCAGAATTCCATGCTAGGTTTGGCTGGCTCCATTCCTCATATGTGTTGCATAGCATCTTTCTGCCCCACCTTTGTCTCTACCCTTAATATATCTGATTTAATATGATTTTCATACAGACTAGCTTGTTTGCTCCTAAACTGCACAGGTAgttttattatttagaaataataagaTTCAGAAAGGCTAAGTAACTCTCCTGGAGTGACACAGCTGGCACCACAGAGCCACGAGTGGACATAAGTGGAAGTCAGTACCGGGTGGGGATGTTGGCATGGTTTTCAGGAATTTCCATTGGCCACTCTCCATTCTGTCCAGAATGTTTCTAGTCATGTTTCTACTCAGCCTAAACACAAAAGCTGGGACATGGCACATTTGAGAGTGACTTCCGTGAAACAGGGAAAATCCAAATGCCCAACATTCACCTCCTTCCTTCTTGCCTTTACATTTCCTGCTGTTGAACATTAATCTTTTGAGAGAGAAACACCAAAATGCTGATATAATTATCCAAAGAAGTGTTTTCTGTCATGCCAAGGTTTATTTGATGAATAGCAATGCTTCTGAGCTTTGTCCTTCAGTCTTGTTACTCTGAAGGGTGTTTGACCTTAAGTAATGTAAATACTGGAAGACATTATTACCAGGCTTTGTGGCCTCCAGAATAAgcagtgaaatgaaaaaaagaaaaagaaaaagaatttaatagTAATAGGAATTCTGggctttttttctgttcttttcaaaGCTCTATGTGTTTTCTGGCTACACATGCATTGTTGGGCCTTAAGTGAATTCCTAAAGTGAAGATATGGATGtgtgtggtacatccatacagtggaatattcagcagccataaaaaaggatgaGAGTGCTTTTGATGTAGTGATATGAAATGATCTCCAAGATGCATCATTAAGTGAAAGAATAAAAGTAATAAGTACACTCCCACTTGCATCTAACAAAAGAGAGCAGTATTTGTGAGTGCATTTGTCTGTACCAAGTGTCTCCAGTTGGATACACTAAAAACTGATGATGTCAGTTGTGCTGAGAAAAGTCCTACATGGCCATTGTATAGAATTTTCCTTTGCAAActcttttgggtcttttgtgttttttttaatatgtcaacatatatgaagaaaaaagtttttaattaatgaacttcttctttcaaaagaaaaaattctggatTATTATCTTTTCACAGAAGCCCTAGAGGAACTCTTCAGAGAGACTGGATATTAGATtatgttgtctttaaaatgcAGCCAGAACCCTCTGGCAGATGGGATCACTGAGGGCTGTTAGGGACGGGGCCTGAGGGAGCCCCTTCTGTGATTGTCTAAGGCCTCTGTGTGGTGCAGTAGAAATGGGATGGAGCTGGATGAAATGTTATTCCCTGCATGAAATCAATATCAAACAGAATTCTAAGGGATTTGACAATGTAAGGAAAATTTTATATTACTAAATACTCATTAAAACCGCCATACTGTCTACATTGTCCACAGTCCCAAAGCTTAAAGATGACTACTGTTAACATGGTGGATTATATTCTTCCAGTTTTATGTCTTGCATTTCTCACTTGATGGAATCTCATCATAATTTCCCCATATTCCTACTGACAGGCTGTAATGGTGGAGTGATGGCTCACCAAATGACTTTACCAATGTAGAATGTCATTTTCCCTTGAGCACCACTCACTCCTGGGAACTCACTGTTCAGGTCATACTTTCTATCTCTCTTAGAGTACTTTTGCATTCTGTCTGTGGTCTGACTTTATTCCTTGCTTGGTGGGCCATGATTTTGAttccttcagaatttttcctACCTACTATGGAATATGCCTTAGCTATCACTGATATCATTGGTCTGAATACTGCAGTGGCATTAGCATTGTTACCTTAAAATCTGGTCCAGAGCAAAAACTTTTCCTCAGCTGGGTTAATGTGTCTTTGAAGAAGCTTAGGCCAGACCATGCCCGATTCAAGCAGACAAATGCCTACTACCAGTCAAGAAACATAAATTTTTGGGAAAGCTCCCTAAAAGTCTGGGGGTACAGTTTTCATGCATGTGAATTCCAATAAATAGGTACCCTACATATGCCCTGCCATCTAAGGGCTTGCAACCACAAGACCCCTCTTGGAGTGGACACCACTGGAGGTTTCAGTCTATTTTTATCATGTGGCATATACACCCCACTTGCCAGTGCAATCCCCAGACATCCAGCCAGAGAGGATGTCTCATGAGTGTGGGCTCTGGGGCCTGACTGCCTGGATTCCACTGGCTCTGCCCCAACCAGCTGTTTAGGCAAGTTACCTAATCTATCTGTGCTtccaaaaagaaatgataatactACTACTTCATTGGGTTATtgagaggattaagtgagttgaCAAATATGAACACACAGAGAGTGCTGGGCACACTGAAGTAGCTGCAGTAAGTTTTTTAGCAGGAGTGGGTATTCAGTAAGCACCGGAGGGTAAGTGCACATCATCAGTGAGGAGGGGAAGGCCTATTAATCAGGCAAGAATCATTCTTCTTGGCTTTGCCCACCACTCCTAGATTTATAGTGggcaaatattaacaaacagacCACAAATTCTGAGCTTGCTTCATGTTGACACTGGAAGATGCAGTGTACCTCTATTTAGCTGTTCTCGCAACATTTGGAGTTAGGTTTGGGCCTGCTTATTGCCTTCATTGACATGGTATGGCCCCGAGGAGAAAAGCCTGTAAAAGGGGCAGAGCAAGAGCATGGAGCCCCCTCGGGCATCACGCAGGCCCACCTCTCCTACTTCTCTGCGGCAGTGGCACTTCTCAGAGATGCTGGCTAGCAGCACACCCAGGCCTTGAGTGCAGGAGTAGGCCTCTTCCCATCCTGCTCCCCTCTTCTCACTGGCCCACAGAGGAGCCAGAGGTGCTTCCTCACCCTGAAGGAAAAATCAGTGGGCTTGTTATGTGATACGATTACTCCATAATCTGCTCATGCCAGTGTAATCAGTCGATGGTGCTTATAGCCTCTTTTCTCTGCATAACAAAGGGACTGTTTCCTTACCCAGGGGTTTGATGTTTCTGAGAACTTATCATTGGACCTTTCATTTCTGTGGATCTCTGATTTCTGGATCCATATTTCTTAAATTAAGGCCTACAAGTTAATTATGACTTGTTTAGATGATAATCTTAAAAACAGTGACAACAAATTAAAAGTATATTCCGTTCCACCTGGATGGCCACCCCATAACCTGGCCCTACCTTTGAGCTTGGAGTCTGAAtctgagtttacatttgtgtttaAGATTGCGGTAGTGCAAGACAGGCTATTTTAATTGCTTCAGGCCAGAGGAAATTCACAGATACTGTACCTGTGCCGAGAAAAGACCAATAACCACCAAACAAGCTGGACAAACAAAGCTACCGTGGTGGTTTGATTAGAGTGGGGAGGGGTGAGAACGgaatcaccacacaaaacacagtGGGACCAACATTGTGTCAACTTTGTTAAGTGACAAATGTCACTACAACACAGTTTTGTCACCTATCACATTAAATTAAGgttcatttgaattttattgatttatagattttaaaacctttttaatgAGTTTGGTTTTGTAGTTATATAAAAACAAGACACACGGTTTATACCAACTTCATGTTTGCAAATACTTAAGCAAtttcatattaataataatttaagctGACATTGAGGGCCCATAAAAGCTTTTGTTGGTTGTTTTGCTTTTCCTATGTAAAGGGTGGAGGTTTTATGGGTaagtacatatatgcatacatgtgcATATAAATATGTGCATACACCTATAAgcacatacatatattaaaagttatatttgagaaacactgttctgGATGATCATCAAATACATGTTTGGGTTCAGGTGAAGAGCTTAGAAGGCAGAGAGGAAAGTGGACAGGAAAGTAAAGTAAAAAGGACATGAaacaaaatgagagagaaaggagaggctTTGCAAGTTTGAAAGAGGAAGAGTTTGAAATATGAAAGAGTGGAGAATGGAAAAACATGGATATTTGACTCATTGATCTGAACTCAAATTCAAATATCTGTTCTCCTCCTTGCAGCTGTTTGTTCTGGCTTCCTCGGAACTTGTTGCTCTGTCTTCCTGAAACCAGGCTTCTGACCCCAAGTCCAAGATGGCTGCTTTAGTTCCCACCATCATGTCTTCATCCCAGcagcaggaaggaaaaaggaaagacacACTCTTTTCCTTTGAAGAATACGATCTGGCGGTTACACACACCCTTGCTGTTCACATTCAGTTGGTCTGAGCCATGGCAACATCCTGCTACTAAGGAAAACTGACAAATGTGGTCTTAAGCTGAGTGGCCATGTTCTTGGTTAAAACTAGGAGGTTATCAAATAAGGAGTGAAAAATATTGTGTGCGTGGGAGGGGAGGATTAGCTGTGCCTGACACACCTTATCATTACCATTTTTAGTATGCACTCAAAATGtgaatttatgtatatttatgcaATTTTAGATTGCATAAAATAAGACTGTATTAATACATTACATGCACTTTGAAATATGCACAAAGAGAAATGTTAGGAAGATGAGTAAAAATACAATAGAAGTTCTAAAATTTTTCCTATAGACAGTGGGACATCTTATTCACTTTGGAAACTTTGGTCTATATAATGTCAAACAATCAATTACCCTTTTTAAACCTGaattgtcctgtttttttttcattgttatctACAATATTACAAGCaatgtggaaaacagaaaatgcaaacaCACCCTGTTATAAGCCTTTATTTATCCCTTCAAGACACGTGTTGAGCATCAGTTATGTTCTGTCACCGTGTTCAACACTGGGGATACAGAAATGAGTGAGATGCAGTCTCCCGGGCTTACCACAGTTTGTGGGTAGTAAGAGAGGGGAGTGCTTATTATAATGCTGTGTAGTAGGGGCTGTTGTTGAGCGTTAGGGGCTCAACCAGTAAGGGAGTAAGGACAAAGGGAGGAAGCTTCATAAAGGTACCTAGGTTCAGCTAGGTGAGTCTTAAATGATTCTGACCgcctggggaggggaagaagTGTGTTCTGAGAGGCTGGATATATTTACAATGCCCAAGGCATGCAATAAATGGCCCAGGGGTTTCCCAGGTTTCGGAGAGAAATGCCGGCAAATCCATGCATTGTTAAAGGCTCCATCTCAATCAAGCCCAGGGTCCAtacattttgatttgcatttttgtatctcttttttttgttagtCCTACCTCcactccccatccccatcccaggCATGGAACGGCCCCATGACGACCACATATATGCCCCACCAAGCCTGTGTCCTTAAAGAACGCCCAGTGCTCTGAACTACCCTTTTGCCCTTTCTAAATGCGATTACTTCAGGGCCATTGATCTCAGCTAGAGGCCATAGAGGAAAACATCTGCTGCGCTAAGGTGTGAGGACACATAGCAACCGAATCACCATCTCTCTGGGGTTTTATTAGTTCCCTTGAAAGGTAATACCATAAATCACAGAGATGAAACTTTAAAACATGGCCTTATTGCAGTGATTTGGAAGCATCTGGGGGGTAGCTGAAGATTTCCTCAAGCCCCTTGGATCCCACCTTGTTTTTAGCCTTTGCCAGCCTGGGAAACCTATTTCCCTATAATTACCTCATGGTAGAAGATATGTTTTCTTATGTTCTCCTGGTCCTTgtagccttttttcttttcctttttttcaggtGCTTGGAACCTACAAGTCCTTTGTAAATATCCAAGATGGAACTAGGAAAATGTGCGGACTCTTAAGAGTGATAAGGGATGCTCTAGGTGGAAGCAAAGCTATAAATGTGTCCTCCACTTTATGAAATTTCCCTGCCTTGATTGAAAATGATGTGAGGGCTCTCTATTGCCATTGGTCTTCGAGGTCCCCAGTAACATAGGGAGCATTTCCCCCTTCAGCTGGGCAGGATTGAGCAGAGAAGAGGGGAAGGTGCAGAAGGACCACATTATGCTTTCTGGCTGCTTTATAATGAGTGTTAacttgaaaagcttctgtagtaAAGAGGCTTCTGTGCCGTGGGAGCTGGAAGGATGAGCCACAGATCTCTGTGTCTTCGTCCAGGCAGATGGGAAACTTGTATTTTCTATCCTCTTTGAGGAGAGAGGTGGCCATGTAACTTGTTCGGAGTAATAAAAGATGAACAGAAATGACATCACTTCTGGGAGGCAGCTTTCAGAGCCAGTGTACTATATGATTCCTTTGCTTCTGGTTCTCTAAGGACTCTGGACGCACACCTGGAGGTGGAAcatctgtcagcccaggaatacgATAAGCAGGGTCCCCCTGCAAGCCTCATAGAACAGGGAACCTGGACTAGAGATAAACCACTGCTGTGTTATGCTGGTGAAATTTAGGGGCGGCTACTGCAGC
It encodes the following:
- the PTF1A gene encoding pancreas transcription factor 1 subunit alpha, with the translated sequence MDAVLLEHFPGGLDAFPSSYFDEEDFFTDQSSRDPLEDGDELLAGEQDEVEFLSHQLHEYCCRDGACLLLQPASSAAPHAIAAPLTGGPGEPEDGGGGYCCEVGAPPGGFPYSPGSPPSCLAYPCAGATVLSPGVRLRGLTGAAAAARRRRRLRSEAELQQLRQAANVRERRRMQSINDAFEGLRSHIPTLPYEKRLSKVDTLRLAIGYINFLSELVQADMPLQGGGAGGGRGPGGSGRLGGDSPGSQAQKVIICHRGTRSPSPSDPDYGLPPLAGHSLSWTDEKQLKEQNIIRTAKVWTPEDPRKVNNKSSFNNIENEPPFEFVS